CGATGGCCTGGTTCATCGCCATGTTGAGCAGGGCCAGCTCCAACTGGGCGCCCACGCCCTTGAGGAAGTAGAACCGCGCGCCGGAGACCTTGGCGCCGCGCTCCATGTCGATGGCGCCGAGCATCTCGCCCAGCTCCAGGTGGTCGCGCGGGGTGAAGTCGAACTCGCGGGGCTCACCCGCGGTCTCCAGCACCACGAAGTCGTCCACACCGCCGGAGGGAGCGCCCTCCTCGACGAGGTTGGGTACCCGCTTCAGGACGGCGTCGAGCTCGTCACCGAGTCGTCCGGCCTCGGCCTCGGCCTCCTTGACCTCGGCGGAGAGCGCCTTGGCCCGGGTGAGGAGCTCCTCGCGCTCCTCGGGAGAGGCCTTGGAGACGGACTTGCCCACGCTCTTCTGCTCGGCGCGCAGTGTCTCGAACCGGGTCAGCGCGGAGCGGCGACTGGCGTCCAGTTCGAGCAGCTTGTCGGCCACAGCGGGGTCCTCACCGCGGGCCCGCTGCGATGCACGGAGTCGTTCGGGGTCTTCTCGAAGAGCGCGAAGGTCGATCACGTCTTGCAGGTTACCGCCCGCCCCGGCCCGGGCCCACATCTTTTGCCGACAGTCACGTCATGAAACGTCCCGCGCCCCGTATCCCCTTCGAAGGGCCGACCGGGGGAGTGAGGGCTTCCGGCGGCACACCGACCATGGGGAGTAGTCGTGAAACCGCTGGGTGAGATGACCACGGAGGAACTCGCCGAAGCGCTGGAGGCGCTCGACGACGCGCGCCCGGAGGACACCGCGCTGCGGCTGGCGCTGTACCTGGAGCTGCGCCGCGCCGCCGCGGAGGAGTGGCTCTTCGAGGAGGAGCAGACCGAAGCCGAGGCCCCCGCGGACGCCTGAAGACCCTCGCCCCAAGGGGGGGTTCTTTTGCGTTCGTTCGCCGGGGAGGCCAATCTTCTGTAACACAGTGCAAGACGAGACAAGCCGCTAGCGAGGAACGAGCTAGAGGAAGGGCTGCGCCGAAGGCGTCCGTTGAGGGTGGTGGCGGGCGACCGGTGGGCGTAGGCGAGGATGCCGTGCTTGCCTAAACCCAATCCCTCCGCAAAGGCGGAGAACACGCGCCAAAGCGGAGCGGCGGCGCAAAGAAAACTCAGTCCATGGCGCCGGCGCGGATGCGGGCGAGCCAGAGCTCGGCTTCGGCGAAGTCCGCGTCGGTGGTGGAGCGCGGGCGCATCTGCGGGATGATCTCGGTGGCGCGGCCGCCGCGCGGGTAGCTGCCCAGGAAGCGCACGTCCCGGCAGACCCGGCGGATGCCCATGAGCGCCTCGCCCACGCGGGCCTCGGCGACGTGGCCCTCGGCGTCGATGCAGAAGCAGTAGCTGCCCAGGCCGTCGCCGGTGGGGCGGGACTCCAGGCGGGTGAGGTTGACCCCGCGGACGGCGAACTGGTTGAGCACCTCGATGAGCGCGCCGGGGTGGTCGTCGGCGATGAAGGCGACCAGGGAGGTGCGGTCGGCGCCGGTGGGTCCGGGGAGGGTTCCGGCGCGGGAGAGGTAGATGAAGCGGGTGGCCGCGTCGGAGCGGTCGCCCACGCCGGAGGCCAGGGCGTGCAGCCCGTAGCGCTCCCCCGCGATGACCGCGCAGATGGCGGCGTCGTAGGGTGCGCCCGGCTCCGCGACGGCGCGTGCGGCGGCGGCCGTGGAGGAGACGGTGTGGGCGTCCGCGTCCGGGAGGTTGCGCGCGAGCCAGCCGCGGCACTGGGCGAGGGCGTGGGGGTGGGTGGCCACCCGCTTGACGTCCTCGAGCACGGTGCCGGGCCGGGCGAACAGCGCGAACTCGACCGGGACCGCGGTCTCACCGGTGATGAGCAGGGGTTCGCCCTTGATGAGTTCGGCGATGGTGGTGGTGACCCCGCCCTCGACCGAGTTCTCCAGCGGGACGACCCCGCCGTCCACGACACCGGCGCGGACCGCGTCGAAGACAGCCGCCACCCCGTCGCACGGGACGCGGGACTGTTCGTCGGCGTCGGGACGCAGGTCGCGGAGGGCGGCTTCGGTGAAGGTGCCCTCGGGGCCGAGGTAGGCGTAACGGTTGGGCATGCTGTTCAGGCTATACGGCCGGGGCAGCCGGGGGCGGTCAGTTCTCGGGGCGGGGTTGCGGCGCCCGGGGTCCGCTGTCCACGCTGACCGGCTCCTCGGCCGGTTCGCTGTCCCGATCACCGTCCGCTGCCCTGACCCGCTCCTGGGCCGATGCGCTGTCCGGTTCGCCTTCGGAGCCCTCCGGTCCCTGGACCACCGTGACCAGCGCTTCCGAATCCGTATCCGGGGCGGGGTCGGAGGTCGCGGCGCGGACCGGTTCCGGGGCTGCGGGTTCGGGCATCCCGGAGCCGATGCCGTTGCCCAGGCGGGCCGAGCGGATCACCCGGTACTCCTCGGGGCTGAGCAGGTGGTCGGCCTCGCCCCGGGTGACGGCCTTGGCGTAGGTGCGGGTCTCGGTGCGCCCGTTGATGGAGGTGACGACCACCCCGTCGCCGTGGGCGTTGAGCATGGCCAGGGAGAAGGAGCGGGCGCCCGACATCTCCTCCAGGGCGTCGTAGTGCAGCACCGCC
This DNA window, taken from Nocardiopsis exhalans, encodes the following:
- the pheA gene encoding prephenate dehydratase → MPNRYAYLGPEGTFTEAALRDLRPDADEQSRVPCDGVAAVFDAVRAGVVDGGVVPLENSVEGGVTTTIAELIKGEPLLITGETAVPVEFALFARPGTVLEDVKRVATHPHALAQCRGWLARNLPDADAHTVSSTAAAARAVAEPGAPYDAAICAVIAGERYGLHALASGVGDRSDAATRFIYLSRAGTLPGPTGADRTSLVAFIADDHPGALIEVLNQFAVRGVNLTRLESRPTGDGLGSYCFCIDAEGHVAEARVGEALMGIRRVCRDVRFLGSYPRGGRATEIIPQMRPRSTTDADFAEAELWLARIRAGAMD
- a CDS encoding DUF4446 family protein, yielding MFTTIMASIALLIGLGGLALGVYALYRTREVQGEYRALAQRALAVNSSGADPRAVRDVAVLHYDALEEMSGARSFSLAMLNAHGDGVVVTSINGRTETRTYAKAVTRGEADHLLSPEEYRVIRSARLGNGIGSGMPEPAAPEPVRAATSDPAPDTDSEALVTVVQGPEGSEGEPDSASAQERVRAADGDRDSEPAEEPVSVDSGPRAPQPRPEN